In Thermofilaceae archaeon, a single genomic region encodes these proteins:
- the thpR gene encoding RNA 2',3'-cyclic phosphodiesterase: protein MSLIRCFVAVDVEEPLVVSRVAGLQEQLKATGASIKLVELENLHLTLRFIGEVPPETVERIKAALESVDFEPFTVSFAGLGAFPDARRPRVVWVGVREGARELSELSSKVNAALSKLKLPRPEEEFTPHLTIARVKGGVGSLPRMLQEASHVEVGSMLVDRFRLKRSTLTSRGPIYQTLYERAARR, encoded by the coding sequence GTGAGCCTAATCAGGTGCTTCGTAGCGGTAGACGTAGAGGAGCCGCTTGTAGTCTCCAGGGTGGCTGGGCTGCAGGAGCAGCTGAAGGCCACCGGTGCAAGCATCAAGCTGGTGGAACTGGAGAACCTGCACTTGACTCTAAGGTTTATCGGGGAAGTGCCTCCGGAGACCGTGGAGAGGATCAAAGCGGCCCTGGAGTCGGTAGACTTCGAGCCCTTCACGGTGAGCTTCGCTGGGTTGGGAGCCTTTCCGGACGCGAGGAGGCCTAGGGTCGTGTGGGTGGGGGTGCGGGAGGGCGCGAGGGAGCTGTCCGAGCTCAGCTCTAAGGTGAACGCTGCTCTCTCGAAGCTCAAGCTGCCGAGGCCTGAGGAGGAGTTCACGCCGCACTTGACGATAGCCCGGGTCAAGGGGGGTGTCGGAAGCCTCCCCCGGATGCTGCAGGAGGCCTCCCACGTTGAGGTCGGCTCCATGCTCGTGGACAGGTTCAGGCTGAAGAGGAGCACTCTCACCTCGCGAGGGCCGATCTACCAGACGCTCTACGAGCGGGCGGCGAGGAGATGA